CGTAACAGACTGCTGTTTTAATAATTCAGCAGCTTAAGTGGAATCCTCAACCTATTATGTAATTAGAATGGTCAAGAAAACATTAAGTGCGTGTCATTTGAGGGTTTAATTGAGCTTaagtaatgatttttttttttttgccataagGCAGTTTTAATTTACAGACAAGTTTATCTAGTATAGTTACTTTATCTGAGGTTAAAACCATTTTAACCAATGTCCCGTCACCTCAGTATTCAAGCTCGGGCAGTTGGGAGTGGATCATTTTTGTAAACAAATGTTCTATTTACTGGTCATCCATGATGTGAAATGCTAACAAACTCATGGCTAGTTTGATCAATTGTGGTGCAACAATGTTGGACACTTTCATTAACAGGATCTCACTCAGGGAGCTCAGGAATATGGGTCTTATTCGATTATTATGCCGATGGACGGGCCGGTCCCGGCTACACAGGGTGAGAGGCCGGAACACTCCCTGTGCCATCGCAGGGACGCAGCTTAGGAACACTCacgtacacacacgcacgtgaTGGTGTGAATAATGGCTGTAACCTTTGTACTGTAGATACAAACTCcgacttaaaataaatatgtttaccAATAAAAACAGTTTAAGACTTTGGAAAATGTCaaataattatttcatttttcgcttattttttattaagaTAATATCATGATATAAGGTGCTgcattcaaaataataaaatgaaataaaaacacgaACTAAAACTCATAGCAACATAATGATATATTTACCATGTGTTTTGTACTCAATAAGCATTGAAAATGGTGTCGTTTTAATTCATATATTATGCTCAGAGATACCCAATAGCTATAGAAATTTGAACTGAAACTATtaggacaaaaaaatatatgcataaTCGGTCATCATGATCTTATCGTGTAGCTGCTTCGGCATATTGGGTTTTTGGATGAGAAGGAGCTTCTATAGCACGTGCCACATGTGCTATAGAAAgaaaaaccttttgttttttttgcttgtaaCCCTATTGATCATTGATAGATACGTTGACATGGTAAGACAActaatacaaacaaaataaatgaaatgtcaatcacttaaaaagaaaaacggtGCCATTTTCTTTACTCAATTTCCCGCTGGAAGTAATTTGTCATCCGGAGCCCATTAAACTGGAAGCATATTATCTTTTTAAAGGGCACCGAGCCACCCACAACCCTCCCACAGCTCCTATAAACAAAATGGCCTCATTTAGCGTGCGTTTCATGTACTGGGCATTAAAAGGAGGATTCCCTTTAAATTTGAAAAGCAGCTCACGAGCGAGTCTGCGGGCGATTAGCCTCTGAATAAAAACAGCTTTTACGCTGATGAGCGGGTGTTTTTGAAACTTCACTTATGTCATAATGTAGTGTGGTTAGACAGGAAGTGCTACACAAAGACGTGCTTGGTTGACTGACCAAGAAATATGATGGCTGGGTTTATGATTGAATGTGTATATCTGTTTATTATGATAACTGCTCAACTTCACCTCCTCTTGAGCCACTGATGctaataaaacatgaatgaattattCTGTGCCTTTCATTTGAGGGAAAGTTTTTCTATCTGAAAGGCAACATAAGCAGCGATAAGGGTTCGAGTCCAACTTCAAGATCAAGGAACAAACTTAGAGCTTAGTTAAGCTAAAAAAAATCGGACATTTCCGCCCCATCTTTCTACTCAATATTAATGCCCAGCATTCATCTAATTATATAATTTGCTTTTGAGATATCATTGACCACTTTGGgctcaatcggacagcaggtggcactagTGTTACAAAGCTCCTCAGAGAAGCACTAGAGATGGTCATCTGTGATTCAGTTATTCAGTTTAGATCAAATCAACAATGAACAATTACATTGCATTACTGTCAGTCTGCTATTGCCATGTCAATAAATTAAATGTgaatatcaaaataaatctaAGGTATAGATTCCACACATACATCAGAATATGTTCAAAATATGTTCTGTTTGTCTGGGTTCATTTTAGATAATAAaccaaaaatgtgaaatgaccAAGTATTATTTATGAGATTACAATGACcaagaaaaatgatttttatcGGCATATGGCCATCGTCCATGGGGGTACAcatattatttaaatgtttaaaaatcacATCATTACATGTATTTAATaggtaatgaaataaataatgttagAAAAAGAATCAAGAGTCAAAAACACTTTGTATGTAATGGCTACCAGCCCCTCTTAttgatatatttgtttatttaaaacacaacCCTTTGGGTTTGTCGGGGGATACTTGTCTAAAAAAATCGATTTTACAGGGGATACaacactggaaaaaaagacCCACTTGTACGTGCCTTACTGGTCATTGCTTTCCAGTAGCTCCTGCGTCTCCTCTGGATTTTTCTCCTGCTGCACCGATGACACCTCTTTCCTTACCAGTTACTACCATTTGCACGTCGTACCTGAGTCCCAGAGGCAGACAACCTCTCACACTTAACTTAAAGATGATAGAGAGTCACCAAGAATGtgctttgggaggaaaccagagtgctcctCACTTGTCTGTCAATTCCTGTTTTAAGTCAAATGTTTGAAATCATTTGAGAATTGAAAATACAGTTTGTCCGCACATCTCTAAGAACGCTGAGGATAGTCGTGTGTATTTACCCGCTCCTTCCTGTCTTGAAGTGAGATGACTCGTTTTGATAACCTCTGTCGACATACTGTATATCTACAGCACTTTGACCCCTTTACCTCTTGCCCTCTCTTATCTGTTGTGTTTCCTTCTTAACCTCTCTTGTATTCATCCCGACCTCCGCTGCACTTCAGGTCGCGCTGCGGTTGACTCGTGTTGTTGTGTCTCCAGGCCTCCAGGCGTGCAGACATTCTTTCCTCCATTCTTCCACTTACCCACCTGCAGACACCTGTGCTTTTGTTCCCCAGAGTTTCCACAGTGCCGGGGAGCGGTGGGCACCACAGCCTCGGGCCGTGTCATTGTCTGACTCGGCCATTCAGTTAGAAGCAGATAATGGAGGGAAAAGCACAACATTAGCATTTCGGCTTAGTACATTACAACATGTTGATTTAAGGAACTTTGTGAAAGTCGAAACCCCCCGGAGAAATTTATGAAGCAAAAGTTAGCGGAACATTATATGGCTGAGGGGGAAGCTAAACACAGTTGGGGTGACGGTTTCAAAAAGGGTCTTTGTGGGTTACCTTTGTTTCAGTGATGGATTTAGCAGTCATGTCTGGACCCGCATCAAGTGGTTCAACCAAAGTGATTTCCTCGCTTCATTTTTTACTTGATTTCATTTCACGTCCACTTTTTAATATACTCATAAATCAACAATCACAAAGCACTCggttatgaaacaaaaatatctcATATATAGTGCATCTAATAATACTTAATGGACTTTGTCATAGGTCACCATGCTTGGTTTtcaacattcataacatcttaTAAATGCACTATTAATACATTATAGATGAAGAAGTTTTTCCAAACATTCATTCTGATGACCTTTTGACAGAAGCAAGCcgcaaaaagcaaaaatatgtgCCAAAAAAGTTATTATCTTCACTCTGTTTTTATCAGGGTTCCAATGCGACAACAGACCTGCTGTGATTCTGAGTAGAGCCAGCATTGAGAGGACACAAGACGATTGGTAAGAAGAAACGTTTTTCAAATACAGCATTTCTCGAAAAGTTATCGGAACAGTAAAATCTACCTGAGGTGTTCTTATTAGAAAACTGACAGCTATTGGTCTTCCCACTTAAATATGGCTACACATGGGACAATAAAAGTGATGCTCTGAGATGAGATCTACTTTCTTTCAATATCACTCCTATGGTTCACGACCTACGGCccatttaataatataatattggtGAGACTGACCACCAGCAATGTGGACTTCCCATGGTGCAACTGGGTCCAGGGATTTTAATGTCGGGGCACTGTGAGTTAGGTGGTTCTTTCACTATGGTGTCTGTGAAGGTTAATTGCCTTGCAATGAATCACATCAGATTGTTTCAAAGGTTCAGCAAGACAAATGTAAAATATTCTTGCTACAATATTTTTCCATTCAGAATTCATTtgaaacacataaaaatgtaggaTATGTATACAACAAAATGTCATTCTCAACTTGATATAATCCAGTACGATCACATCAAACAATTAAGAAATGAATCCAACATTTAGTTAGGCAGTGTGTTTTATGGACTTCTTGTTAAAATTTTTAGACGAAAATAAGCAGCTTGATTAACATGAATATATTATGCAAAAAGTTGCCTTGATTTCTTTTAAGGAGATCGAGCTGGATATTTTTATCAGTGCATTGTGAGATGTTATGAAACTGATACTCATACAGTACGAGGCTGGAGGGATGTGTTCCATAATGGCCTGCAATAGATAAGAGTTACAAATCTTTAACTAAAAAGTATAtcaacctctgccaataactccccttataaagcggtgcaaaaaaagaaaccttacaaacacaatcaCGCCGCATTTTaatatgttattattactatttacatcacagcaagactgACAGTGTACTGGAAATtgatataaaaaacaaacatatataaaagctcttgcattacatttaccatgtgccgcatgttttaaaataaataattgccGAAAGCCGAAAGCAACGAGAGAAATAAATGCGCGATTGAGGATAACTTTTGCTGGTATGTTGCGCCGACCGTCGTCAGTTACCAGCTAGATGAGACAATCCGGTTTGAATCCGAAATTGGCGAGTCAATATCGGTCTGGCGTGAAACGtcagtgggatttttttttcaaatttatttttccccataTAAAAGTTATTATACTgcgtacatgatttgaaattgtaaaaaaaatgtatagaaTACAGGGAAAACGTAAAAGTTGACAGGTATGGTATATTCCCGAATTTCATAGTGACGTGGTTGCCTCTCAACAGACTTCATTTAGACCCCAAACACTTGTATTCTGATCCCGGAGAGTGGACAGTTGAACTCTTTCCCTCCTTGAATCTTGGTGGTGGGAGGCAACCATGTATCAAGAAGCCCCCAGTCGTCTTTAGTCACTAATCCTTTCCCTGTTTGTAAGACGGGATTTCAACACACTCTCTCACGGACTAGCAAGATGAAACTTTTATGATACTTGTGTAGCGCTGCTTGCTTTTATGAGAACCACCAGGACGTTTTGCCACTTCAACTTTAAAGGTACATTCGTCACTCAGGAAACCTTTTCACAGCCATTTACTTTTATAAAAAACCGTCTGGAAATTGTTCATTTCAACCCCCCTATATTAGCACTTTTGCCTCTAAAGAGCAGGTTGGCACCTTGCATGGCACCATCAGTGTGTGAGAACTGTTGAATGTGAGCGAGTCTTAAACACTTTGCGTGGTCAGTAAACTGCTATATAAAGTTCAATATATTGCACCGCAGGGTAATGATTCAAAGCTGCCAGAATTTTGGCAACATTCCTTGTTAAATGTttgaataaaaaagtaaaaataaagtgaagGCTACACTACCGCCAACACCCATAGGGAGTGTCTGGATGAACTAAGGGGAAGAGCGGGCGGCTGCAGGGCTTCCACTGACCATCCTCTGAACCCCCCCAACCCTCACTGGCCGTCCTGACACACCCAAACCCCAATCCCCCTGTTTGCCTTTTATGTTGTGGACTCGACCGTGCTCCCTCTTCAGACCACCGTAAACATGCTGGTCCCTGATGACAGAGTCGGCCTTGGGACGTTTTATATAAGTTGACCTCAACTACAGCTCATTACAAGCCCTAAATTGGAAACATGCCGTACGAGAAGTGTCACAAAAGAAGAAGCTTCTGAGGGGCTTTGAATGTCGGGTGTTCATGAAGGTGTAGCTGCTGCAAAGAGAGCTGCTCACGGCAACAAAGGACGAAGAATAAATGGATCATGCCAAGGGtgtttctcttgtcttcctaCTGGGTAAAGGATGGAGTTATTTAGAAGGCAGTGGtgagataaaaaagaaaaagaaaatgtggaattgctgcagtgcattatagattctttatatatttatatattcatgtatataaatatatccctgttttatttgaaacctttattttcaccTGTCAACCACGAGCATGGCTCTTCAACATCTGCTCCACCTCTCATTTGGTTTTCCCCGAGGCCGTCCTCATTTTAGTGCCCAGCGGGGCGTGCACCTACCTcaagtatttttattattttacagaaGCCCAACAGGAAACAACCCAGAGAAACTTTTTGTGAGTTTCTTCATCCTCTGCCCTGCGTCCTGCTTTAGTTCTCCCCCTTTATTTGAGGTCAATATTGCATCCTCAGCTCCTAATCTTCTACTCTCTCTGCAGTCACTTCACTGTAGCGTCGCTCGCGGTAATTGCTTCTGTGCAGCGGCAGAGTGGAGTAATTGTCTTGAGTGGAACTGGACGCCCTCTGAATGAGGGTCATTGTCCGGACCTAAGACCTCACCTGAGTGCACGGCTTTGTTAGTCGGGGGAAAGATAATCAAAGAATTTGCCCGGCCATGTAAGGTGGAGATAAAGTCAGAGGGcggaggtgaggatggagaagAAGGAGCTTTGTGTCCCTCTCTTGCTTCATAAGTCAGTTGTTTTCAACCCAAAACAGCAACAACTTAATAGTAGTTGCATGAGTTTCATGTACCAAACATggaaggttttatttttatcatatagtgatatgtttttgtgcaatgacaataaagaaagtctaagtctaagtctaagtttcTTCTCTAAGTATTGTCATTTATTGGGTAATAATTCCCAGTACACAAGTTCTTTGTCAGCTCAAGTAGGTGAATAACTAACGAAAAATTGGGATGCGATTGCTTGTCAGCAAAAAAATTGAGACATAGTTTGAGGAACTATTCTTAGTAATGTTTTAAGCAACaagatgaagcctcatttttgacatacaaaaacattttttttggtattttcattttcaagagtttttttctgtttacaaaATTTTGCCAAAACACAATTGTTTCCTACTCCAAATTTATATTTGCATGAGAATATCTTAATCTTtattgtcctgttggaatataaACACATGTATCAAGTGAATATGTGAAAGCAAATTAAGATAAAACATCAGTTAAGCACATGAGCTGAACATGTTTTTACTCTTGTAAGCACCACAAACAATTCCACATCATCACTCCTACTTGGTGTGTTCCTTAAAATGCACCATTTATTACACATTCTTTCCAAAAAAATCAGCAGATGATAAGCTAAAGAACCCTCTGAAAAGTTATAAAAACAAGCAGGAAAGTAGAAAAATAACACACCCCATGTACTCGATGAAAATATATAGTATTTACACAACGTTCCCTTAGCTATCGCTGAGTGTGGAAGATTTCACAAGGATTATATAGTTTACACAACTTCATGATCCATAAATAAATCTGActggaaaaaagaagaaaaaaaattctaataTAACTaataaataggaaaaaaaaacttaatttaATGCCGTTTATTTTTGGCCAGCTTAAGATATCTTGATCTCCAGGTATTATATTTCCGTGCAAGACAATCTGCCATTTATAATTTAAGACATAAATTACATTATTTACGTAAATAAAGAATTAAATTAGtcaaacaaaagtgaaatgtCTCTTTGGCAATAGTAAGAAGAAcgtttgaagaaaaataaagtctCTGTAAGTCAGTCTTTTCCTCAGGCATGCGACGCTCCATCAGCTCCATCATCGTAACCATGAGTCTGCTGCTCCTAAATCCACTTTCCTTTTGCGGCTGCAGAGATCTTTTCCTTCTGCTTCTGCAGATTAAATTTCCTCGGCGGTTTGTCTCATTTGAAAGGCAGAAAATGCGGGTAAGCATTAAAATGTGTGCGTGAACGTGTGACTGCTCGCACACTTCTCCCCGTGTGTATGAACGCGTTGGACATGCGAGCGCGCACGTCTGCAGCTACAACAGAAGTGACTGTCAAGTATTGCTGTGTTTCTGCCTCGTTCCTGAGTGAATTCATCTGAGATCTCGAAAGAAGCAAATGACTAGGAACAATGACAACACATGGGGCACCAAAATATCTGTTGGATTAAATGATGTCTGGAGCAAAGAAAACTGAGCTGTGATTAAGAAATATAACTCTCTGCTTAGAAAAGATAACAAACATTGATGGAAGAGAACCAAATATGCAGATAATCTTGTCTGTTTGGTGTCTGATATTCCTTGAACAATAACCTCCTCACAGCAGACACACTGTATTTTGTGCTTCAATCTAATGCTTCTCTGTACTTGCTGatcatttatttccacttttGAGCTCagaaattttaatgttttcacTCAGGATTTTGGCAGAAATGTGATTGTTGCGACAGAAGTCAGATCTCCAAGAGTCCGCTGCTGCTCTCTACTCCGTTGCTGCTTCCTGTTTTCTCGTCTCCGTTTGTGATGGGATCAGCACCAGGGTtggtggcgctgatgttgagctCTGTGGTCTCCTCGCCGTGGCCATCCGCGTCTCCTTCCATCACTTTCCCCTGAACCGCCGAGTCGGCGTGGGTCTTCTGGTGCTTGGAGAGGTGGTCGCTGCGGGTGAAGCGCTTGTTGCACAGCAGACACGTGAACTTCTTCTCCCTGGTGTGAGTGCGCACGTGTCGCTCCAGTTCGTCGGAGCGGGTGAATCGCTTCCCGCAGAAGAGCCAGTTGCATACGAAGGGGCGCTCGCCTGTGTGCCAGCGCAAGTGGGCTTTCAGGTGGGAGGCCTTCCCGTAGACTTTTCCGCAGCCGGGGATGTGGCAGCTGTGGACGGGCTTCTTCCTCAGGGTGGCAGCTGAAGCCCCCAGCCTCTCCAGCTCCTGGCAGTTAGGGCAATCGCATGAAGACCTTGTGGGCGCTCCGCCGCCACTATACCCCGCTGATCCTCTCGCAGGCTTCAGACCCATGGAGCTGTCAATCAGCCCTGAGCTCTGCACAGGCTTCGGCTTGTACATGTCCTGGGGCAGCATGTGCTGGGAGGACTGGAGGAGGTGTGAGGATGAGCCCAGGCCCACCGATGGGTAAGGAGCCGGGTTTAAGGGGGTGAAATCTGCGCTGTAATTGGGCAGCTGTGGGCTGAGAGAAGCTTGCGGGGCGACGGGCTGCAGTGAGGCTTGGAGACCCCCATCTGTCTGGGACTGTGAGAGCCAGTTGGAGTTGGGGTGGACGTCCCACCATGAGGAAGTGGCAttagcaggagcagcagtgatgcCAGGATGGATTCCGGCTTTGTACCACGAGCCGTATGGGTGCGTCATATCCAGGGAGGTATAGACACTGGTGAGGCAGTCTGCCGTGGCATGGGACTTGGACACGAGGAGAGACGGATCCTGCGACGCTGAGGTTTGGAAGGAATGGGTGAAGGGGTTATACTCAGAGGAGTACCCTCCAGCTGAGGGAGGGGGGCTTCCATTTGGGGTCAACAGTCCACCGCCGCTACCACCTCCAGCTGTGGTGAAGGAGCCAGTGTAGGAGTCCAGGCCGGTCCCATCCGTGGGCCGCCCGTTCTTAGCGGtctgaaggtcagaggtcatgttgTAGGGTTTCTTTCCTGGGACGGTGCTGCCGGTCTTTCCGGGTGTAGCCGAATCCCTGACTGGACTGGTGCTGCCAAATTTGTTACAGGTAGCGGTTAACATAGCCAGAGGACTGGAGCCATAGCGTGCGTCTTCCTGTGGAGCGGAGAAGAGAACATGAgaccgtctgctgctgctgtcagtgtcAAACTCTAATCACAAACGGATGTTGGGCTGCTGCCGAGTCAGTCCATGCAGTTGATGTTTTCATGATGCCCTGTACCTCAATGTGGCTCAGCTAGTCTTTTCAtacattaatacatttaaacaaacaattGGAATTCGACACATTTGCATTATTGACTAttttgttacaaaaaaaaaaaaaccaaattgTGGCACATACATAGGTGAGGTGGTTAGTTATAGCATGTGTACACAGTACACAGTACTTGGTTGGATTTCATGACTTGTGAGGAGCAGAAGTAAATGCTGGTTCTGCTGAAGAAAGTTTCTCTCACTAATAATGGACTGTGACCAACAATAAGCCGCAGAAGTGGACAACTCCAACATCCAGTGACCCAGCGGCTTTTGCTGACGGTTTAACATCCTGAAAGAAGGCTCTGATACCTTCTGTTAGGTCACTCCTTATCTCATTTAAGTGTTTAATGCTAAAGTTTTTTTAGGAGACAATATTCAATATAATGCTTTTTATCTATTTTCTTTTGTAATACAGTAAATCATTCATCATTACTTTCAAACATATATTTTTAGTATTTTGTATTTCTAATACTTCTAATAATTTTATCAAGTAAGGGTTTATTCTGTTGGTTAATATTATGAGAAGAATTGGTTAATATTGGTTAATATTATCATATGATTTTGCCATTGTTCCAGAACAAGTTTTAATTATTGTATTCCAATTGATCATCCTGTATTTCTATGTAGCATAGTTATTGAATATTTACTTCCTTATTattgtgacattttttaaagatcTGCTTTCAACAAATGTAAAGTCATTTTGATCAGATTTATGCTTGTGCATCTTCATGTTGACGTAAGTTGATTAACATGTCAGGTTTGTAAggtattataatataatataatataatataatataatataatataatataatataatataatataatataatataacataattttatattatattatattatattatattatataatttgTACTTTTTGAATTTTTTCGCAGTTAAttatattgctttttttcataatatttagTATCTTTCATTCAAATCTTAGTCTTGTATAATATTTTCAGTGTATTGCCAGCAAATTGTGTGACTGGAATAAATTAATGCacaatatatattgatatattacTATGTTAGTATTACTATTCAGTTCAtattgtcacattttttaaacagcCATCTTATGTTTCAGTCGGTCTGTTAGATTATAAATAATGTTAATAAACTATACTTAACTTAAAAATGTAACTTAtaagttttgttttggtcatttcattttgttttcattacatGATGAGTTGAAATGTTCTGCTGTCATATTTCACGTGATCCTTCTTTATTTGGAATGCGGGTGTTCTTTCGGTACATACATTGGCTTACTATAGCGTTGATGCACCATCGATGCTACACTGAATTATAAGGAGTTATCACGGATTAAAACATCTTACCTATAACTTGATTTAATAAAGAAGGTATTGAATTCAACGTCGATACATATTATTTAAAAGGTTGAGGCAGCCTTCTTCTAATGTGACTTCTAAAAAGGTCAAAAACCTTTCCTGGAGCGCATATGAACTCTTTATCAAGCTGCTTTGTAGTTCATAAGTGACTGAAACTGACGCGAGCCagctcacaaaaacaaaaacagtggctTAGTTCCATGCAGGGTTTCTGTGTTAAGTGAGGAGATGAATAAAGTTTCTACTTACAATCACATTCCCTACCTCCAGAATAGATGCGGCCATCCCTGAGAAAGAAAATCCTTAGGAAGCGGAGGGAGAGGCTCAGCTCGGAGTCCCGGGACACTGTGGAAATAGGCAGGCAGACACGCGGGGAAGTGTTTTGAGGAGTGGGGAGTCCGCCCCCTAATTACAGCCTGCGGCCTCTTTGAAGACCCAATAAAAAGTCAGAGGAAGGAGATTGGTGGAGGCTCGGGAACAGCCCACCTCCCCAGATCAACGCATGAATGGAGCACTGGCTCATCAATCAGTCACCATGTGGATGCTGGTTCGATTCCCCCCCGAAGTGCAGCAGAGAAACCCAAACATTtccacataaaaaaaattaatatccCAGACATGATATGAAACACATAAGGAcgataaataagaaaaaaatgaaaccggGGCATTTtatgaaaaggaaaaatagCCCAAAAAAAGCAGGCATAAGCTCGGGTTTGCccacattattaaaaacaattaCGCTTCCAGAGCCTGCGGTTTCCATTCAAGATTTTATTGTTCTGGTTTCTGTTTCAAATATTCCCCAGCCTTTCAGACAGCATGGCTAAAAGCTGAGGCAACAGAGTTGTTACATTAAATCAAAAAGATTATCACATCAAATAAAGTGGAATTAAGCCACAGGAAATGTGATGTCAAGAGCGAGAACGCCAAAAACACGAAACGTGATGGTTAGCGACAAATCTGGAGCTCTTTTTCTTGGCTGTCTATATCCGCTACTTAGCCACTGATCGGAAGATTTTGTGAGATCCGTAAGAGGCCAAAATAATTGTCAGTTGAGGGACGACAGTGTGTGGTGAGAAGGTCCAGACTAAGTTTTCAATGCCGGTCACTGAAGGTCAGTTCAGATTCCAAAACTTGAATCAGtactgaaagagaagaagtgaCCACTGAAGAAGCCCTACCACTCTACTAGGTGTTGTTTCTCACCTCTTGGCAGTGAAGTCCGCCTGCAGGGCAGTTTTTTAAAAAGTCGCTTGGGGTTCAAACGAGATGATCCAACGTTTATGTTTCTGATTTAAAGGTCCTGTATCATGCACTGTTTTGGGTCCTAAGATCCTCAGATATAGCACTGGACTggctgtgcatttttttttacaatatttagaTTTCACAAAGTGTATGTTGCGTTGTCCAGATTTTTAAGTAGAATGAGTTGAGAAAGATCTCCACGTAGTTTCAGGTTGGCGGCAACAGAAGAGACTGCCTGAACAGAGTAAACTCTTCCTAAACTTCAATGATGAAATGGTACCCCATATAATGATGACATTTTATGAAACAAAACTCACATC
Above is a window of Synchiropus splendidus isolate RoL2022-P1 chromosome 6, RoL_Sspl_1.0, whole genome shotgun sequence DNA encoding:
- the sp7 gene encoding transcription factor Sp7 isoform X2 → MAASILEEDARYGSSPLAMLTATCNKFGSTSPVRDSATPGKTGSTVPGKKPYNMTSDLQTAKNGRPTDGTGLDSYTGSFTTAGGGSGGGLLTPNGSPPPSAGGYSSEYNPFTHSFQTSASQDPSLLVSKSHATADCLTSVYTSLDMTHPYGSWYKAGIHPGITAAPANATSSWWDVHPNSNWLSQSQTDGGLQASLQPVAPQASLSPQLPNYSADFTPLNPAPYPSVGLGSSSHLLQSSQHMLPQDMYKPKPVQSSGLIDSSMGLKPARGSAGYSGGGAPTRSSCDCPNCQELERLGASAATLRKKPVHSCHIPGCGKVYGKASHLKAHLRWHTGERPFVCNWLFCGKRFTRSDELERHVRTHTREKKFTCLLCNKRFTRSDHLSKHQKTHADSAVQGKVMEGDADGHGEETTELNISATNPGADPITNGDEKTGSSNGVESSSGLLEI
- the sp7 gene encoding transcription factor Sp7 isoform X1, whose product is MAASILEVGNVIEDARYGSSPLAMLTATCNKFGSTSPVRDSATPGKTGSTVPGKKPYNMTSDLQTAKNGRPTDGTGLDSYTGSFTTAGGGSGGGLLTPNGSPPPSAGGYSSEYNPFTHSFQTSASQDPSLLVSKSHATADCLTSVYTSLDMTHPYGSWYKAGIHPGITAAPANATSSWWDVHPNSNWLSQSQTDGGLQASLQPVAPQASLSPQLPNYSADFTPLNPAPYPSVGLGSSSHLLQSSQHMLPQDMYKPKPVQSSGLIDSSMGLKPARGSAGYSGGGAPTRSSCDCPNCQELERLGASAATLRKKPVHSCHIPGCGKVYGKASHLKAHLRWHTGERPFVCNWLFCGKRFTRSDELERHVRTHTREKKFTCLLCNKRFTRSDHLSKHQKTHADSAVQGKVMEGDADGHGEETTELNISATNPGADPITNGDEKTGSSNGVESSSGLLEI